Proteins found in one Patescibacteria group bacterium genomic segment:
- the wecB gene encoding UDP-N-acetylglucosamine 2-epimerase (non-hydrolyzing) yields the protein MKIGIILGTRPEIIKMSPIIKELSIRREDFFILHTGQHYSYEMDAKIFDDLDLPMPRYNLNVGGQEYRKQVGMMIREISEILKKEKPTVVIVQGDTNSVLAGAQAANKLGIKIAHHEAGLRSHNLKMLEENNRIITDHISDYLFAPTEDALKNLLEEGIEKSKIFYSGNTIVDAVFENLEISRKKTNILEKLGLQKGNYVLVTAHRAENVDIESRLRGILEGLAKVAMQIDIPVIFPIHPRTLNNLKAFQLPIPEKVRFIEPVGFLEFLQLEANAKLAITDSGGVQEEACILKIPCVTVRDETERPETITCGANQLAGVLPEKILSCVLEMLKCEKTWPNVFGDGKAAKRIVDFLISEQKKSSILKSLEKKA from the coding sequence GTGAAAATAGGCATAATTTTAGGCACCCGGCCGGAAATCATTAAAATGTCCCCAATTATTAAGGAACTTTCGATCCGAAGGGAAGATTTTTTTATTTTACATACCGGCCAGCACTATAGCTACGAGATGGATGCTAAAATTTTCGATGATTTAGATTTACCGATGCCAAGATATAATCTTAACGTCGGGGGGCAGGAATACCGAAAGCAAGTAGGCATGATGATCAGGGAAATATCCGAGATTTTAAAAAAAGAAAAGCCGACAGTCGTAATTGTCCAGGGGGACACTAACAGCGTTTTGGCCGGTGCCCAGGCCGCCAATAAATTAGGCATTAAAATCGCTCATCACGAAGCCGGCTTAAGAAGCCATAACTTGAAAATGCTTGAAGAAAATAACCGGATAATAACCGATCATATTTCCGATTATCTCTTTGCCCCGACCGAAGATGCGCTAAAAAATCTACTGGAAGAAGGAATAGAAAAAAGTAAAATCTTTTATTCAGGGAATACCATCGTAGACGCCGTTTTTGAAAACTTAGAAATCAGCCGGAAAAAAACAAATATCCTGGAAAAACTCGGGCTCCAAAAAGGAAATTATGTCTTAGTTACCGCCCATCGGGCGGAGAACGTAGATATTGAAAGCCGCTTAAGGGGAATTCTTGAGGGCTTGGCTAAAGTTGCCATGCAAATAGATATTCCGGTCATCTTCCCTATCCACCCCCGAACATTAAATAACCTAAAAGCGTTTCAGCTTCCGATTCCAGAAAAAGTAAGATTTATTGAACCGGTCGGTTTTTTAGAATTTTTACAGCTGGAAGCCAATGCTAAACTAGCCATAACTGATTCCGGCGGAGTTCAGGAAGAAGCCTGCATCTTAAAAATACCTTGCGTCACCGTTCGGGATGAAACCGAAAGGCCGGAAACAATAACATGCGGAGCCAACCAGCTGGCTGGTGTTTTACCGGAAAAAATACTTAGCTGTGTTCTGGAAATGCTTAAATGCGAAAAAACTTGGCCGAATGTTTTTGGAGACGGAAAAGCGGCTAAAAGAATCGTCGATTTTTTAATTTCTGAACAAAAAAAGTCCTCCATTTTAAAATCTCTGGAGAAGAAAGCTTAA
- a CDS encoding radical SAM protein has protein sequence MKILFITPPYDLMKKGYGTKRSIRAGFFPPLGVGYLAAILIKNGHNVKIIDCPPLNYGNEEVINSVKDYRPGIIGISSLTASAEESYSLVRELKKEFPAIPILYGGSHANSFPDHIIENIPMIDCLSYGEGERTILPIVDSFEKTGKIAADLPGTWGKTADGRFIKNPPTEPIIKMDELLPPAYELYDYKIYQPLPLQYKKMPNANLVTSRGCPWGKCTFCFNSGRAKQIYRRHSPARVVAEIKSLYENQGVREITFWDDNFLINERWIIEFCDLLDKSGIKIPWSACGRVNSVTENMLKRAKQSGLWCIFFGFETGNQDLLDRIKKGATLEQARRAVKWCDELGLDIRASFMLGLPGETPEKARNTINFAKELNTSFAMFLITYPEWGTELYDDAMKSGYIVPLYKGRTTPTYIPNGYKNAEEVREMQKKAFRAYYFRPAFFWKHLKRIKSWDIIKQYYYGLKLIIGMSE, from the coding sequence ATGAAAATTCTTTTTATTACCCCGCCTTATGATCTTATGAAAAAAGGCTACGGAACCAAGCGCTCGATTCGGGCCGGTTTTTTTCCGCCGCTGGGGGTTGGCTATCTGGCCGCGATATTAATAAAAAACGGCCACAATGTTAAAATTATTGATTGTCCGCCGTTAAATTATGGCAATGAAGAAGTGATTAATAGCGTAAAAGATTATCGGCCCGGCATAATCGGAATTTCTTCCTTAACCGCTTCGGCTGAAGAATCGTATTCGTTAGTCCGGGAACTAAAAAAAGAATTCCCGGCCATTCCGATTTTATACGGCGGGTCGCACGCAAATTCTTTCCCTGACCATATTATTGAAAATATACCGATGATTGACTGCTTATCATACGGAGAAGGGGAAAGAACCATCCTGCCTATTGTTGATTCGTTTGAAAAGACGGGAAAAATTGCCGCTGACCTTCCCGGCACCTGGGGCAAAACCGCTGATGGCCGATTTATAAAGAATCCTCCGACCGAGCCGATAATTAAGATGGACGAATTACTGCCCCCGGCTTATGAGCTTTATGATTATAAAATCTATCAGCCTTTACCGCTCCAATATAAAAAGATGCCCAACGCCAATTTGGTTACTTCGCGCGGATGCCCCTGGGGAAAATGCACTTTTTGTTTTAATTCAGGACGGGCCAAACAAATTTACCGCCGCCACAGCCCCGCCCGGGTAGTAGCGGAAATAAAATCCCTTTACGAGAACCAGGGAGTGAGGGAGATTACTTTCTGGGACGACAACTTTTTGATTAATGAGAGATGGATTATAGAGTTTTGTGATTTGCTTGATAAAAGCGGGATTAAAATTCCCTGGTCAGCTTGCGGGCGGGTTAATTCCGTAACTGAAAATATGCTTAAGCGGGCCAAGCAATCAGGGCTCTGGTGTATTTTTTTCGGTTTTGAAACCGGCAATCAGGATCTTTTGGACCGGATAAAGAAAGGCGCCACGCTAGAACAGGCCCGGCGTGCGGTAAAATGGTGTGATGAGCTTGGGTTAGACATCCGCGCTTCTTTTATGCTGGGGCTTCCCGGAGAAACACCAGAAAAAGCCCGGAATACCATTAACTTTGCTAAGGAATTAAATACGAGCTTCGCTATGTTTTTAATTACTTACCCGGAATGGGGAACCGAGCTATATGATGACGCCATGAAAAGCGGTTATATCGTCCCTCTTTATAAAGGGCGGACGACGCCGACCTATATTCCAAACGGCTATAAAAACGCTGAAGAGGTTAGAGAGATGCAGAAAAAGGCTTTTCGGGCTTATTATTTTCGCCCGGCTTTTTTTTGGAAGCACCTGAAACGGATTAAAAGCTGGGATATTATTAAGCAGTATTATTACGGGCTTAAACTGATTATCGGCATGAGCGAATAA
- a CDS encoding glycosyltransferase, translating to MKILCLSFRTPPQIRPQAILIGKMIPEWIRQGAEPIIITYDGGEWRPGALVYKIPTPKISPRFYQLPIIGSLLENLYYRKLFRLILGIIKKHSPSLIFSFSNPQASNLLGARLKKKTGLPFVSHFSDPWYLHPFLNFSPKKNRKIYSQEKFVIENSDRVVFVNDVLEEYTMKNHPSSWREKCRIVPHCFDKKDYPVKPEVKNKKFTFSHIGAFYPQRNPEIFLKAFSKIFARRPELKQKIKIELVGATNAYAGYDSKKLNGLLDGYNLNSVAEIIPQVSYLESLGRMTASNCLFVIDADIPGSMFLPSKAIDYAGSGTPIIGLTPKDSPTEKFLAGLGCPSFHYDQIEALEKTLEKIISGEMIIRINKDFISQFQVESTTEKLLYVFKEVLA from the coding sequence ATGAAAATATTGTGTCTTAGCTTCCGCACTCCGCCCCAAATCCGCCCGCAGGCTATTTTAATTGGAAAAATGATTCCTGAATGGATCCGCCAGGGAGCCGAGCCGATAATTATTACTTACGACGGCGGGGAATGGCGCCCGGGCGCTTTAGTATATAAAATACCAACGCCAAAAATCAGCCCCCGTTTTTACCAGCTGCCTATTATTGGAAGCTTGCTTGAAAACTTGTATTATAGAAAACTTTTCCGACTGATTTTAGGTATTATTAAAAAACATTCACCGAGTCTAATTTTCTCTTTTTCCAATCCCCAGGCGAGCAACCTTCTTGGCGCGAGGCTTAAGAAAAAAACTGGCCTGCCTTTCGTTTCCCATTTTAGCGACCCATGGTATCTTCATCCTTTTTTAAATTTCTCCCCGAAGAAAAACCGGAAAATCTATAGCCAGGAAAAATTCGTAATCGAAAACAGCGACCGGGTGGTTTTTGTAAATGACGTATTAGAAGAATATACAATGAAAAACCACCCATCTTCCTGGCGGGAAAAATGCCGGATAGTGCCCCATTGCTTTGACAAAAAAGATTACCCCGTAAAACCAGAGGTGAAAAATAAAAAATTTACTTTTAGCCATATTGGCGCTTTTTATCCCCAAAGGAATCCGGAAATATTCTTAAAAGCCTTTTCAAAAATTTTCGCCCGCCGGCCGGAGTTGAAGCAAAAAATTAAAATTGAACTGGTTGGCGCGACCAATGCCTACGCTGGCTACGACAGTAAAAAACTTAACGGATTACTGGATGGTTATAACTTAAATTCGGTCGCGGAAATTATTCCCCAAGTTAGCTATTTAGAAAGCTTAGGGCGGATGACGGCTTCCAATTGCCTTTTTGTAATTGACGCCGACATTCCCGGAAGCATGTTCCTTCCCTCAAAAGCTATTGATTATGCCGGGAGCGGGACGCCGATTATCGGTTTAACCCCAAAAGATAGTCCGACGGAGAAATTTTTAGCCGGACTCGGCTGTCCGAGCTTTCACTATGATCAGATTGAAGCACTGGAAAAAACCTTGGAAAAAATTATCTCCGGCGAGATGATTATCCGGATAAATAAAGATTTTATATCTCAATTCCAAGTCGAGTCTACGACTGAAAAACTTCTGTACGTATTCAAAGAGGTCCTGGCTTAA
- a CDS encoding methyltransferase domain-containing protein produces the protein MTNLKGLAPKFGLDCTPEYVAGYKDTHLKPINFDYKLGYLFFLITDTLLDNYRLLDIGCGTAGYYRLAKNLKELVGLDYSKRMIATANELNALNKPYKSEFINSTFDQYNAVKKFDAILDNVSGNYLPHSVVRLKKIAEALNNNGLCVFHIQPPAGLKERLGILIKNRASYKITEKKFLSMVKENGCLTTIFSYKKRDRITFFLKKSV, from the coding sequence ATGACCAATTTAAAAGGATTGGCACCAAAATTCGGGCTTGATTGCACGCCCGAATACGTTGCCGGCTATAAGGACACGCATTTAAAACCAATCAATTTCGATTATAAGCTGGGCTATCTTTTTTTTCTGATCACTGATACCCTGCTTGATAATTATCGGCTCCTGGATATTGGGTGCGGAACGGCCGGCTACTATCGGCTGGCAAAAAATTTAAAAGAATTAGTTGGTTTGGATTATTCAAAAAGGATGATCGCAACGGCCAACGAATTAAATGCCTTAAATAAGCCCTATAAGTCAGAATTTATAAATTCTACCTTTGATCAGTATAACGCCGTAAAAAAATTCGACGCCATTTTAGATAATGTCAGCGGCAATTACTTGCCGCACAGCGTTGTCCGCTTGAAAAAAATTGCCGAGGCGCTGAATAATAACGGCCTCTGTGTTTTTCATATTCAACCACCGGCCGGGTTAAAGGAGCGTTTGGGAATTTTAATTAAAAACCGGGCTAGCTATAAAATTACCGAAAAAAAATTCCTTTCCATGGTCAAAGAAAACGGGTGTTTGACAACGATTTTCAGCTATAAAAAAAGGGATCGTATTACCTTTTTTCTAAAAAAATCCGTATGA
- a CDS encoding methyltransferase domain-containing protein, translating to MNFEDKLNCPSCRSGLQKDKDGFFCPVCRKSFPVSGEFLDFLDSQAKEDIRGKVMEEGASIRNFFKRWPGFYYFIANFFGPLWFSGLSAEAFLKEYKTEGLSLNLGSGPKVFSPAVINVDVFPFSGVKVLADISKLPLCDNSVSSIILDNVIEHLLNPEAAAGEARRVLEKGGMVYVCAPFLYPFHSSPRDFHRWTKEGLIRLFADFEIVEAGVRSGPFSALTAYLCYFMALTFSLGSKKAYWLMVNLFMFLFFPLKIFDIIYSRLPQAIHLSAMIYLVARKR from the coding sequence ATGAATTTTGAAGATAAGTTAAATTGCCCCTCATGCCGCTCGGGTTTGCAAAAAGATAAGGACGGCTTTTTCTGTCCGGTTTGCAGAAAAAGCTTTCCAGTTTCGGGAGAATTCCTGGATTTTTTAGATTCTCAAGCTAAAGAAGATATTCGCGGCAAGGTTATGGAAGAGGGCGCTTCAATCAGGAATTTTTTCAAACGCTGGCCGGGTTTTTATTATTTTATCGCCAATTTTTTTGGTCCCCTCTGGTTTAGCGGGCTAAGCGCCGAAGCTTTTTTGAAAGAATATAAAACCGAAGGCCTTAGTTTAAACCTGGGCTCTGGCCCGAAAGTTTTTTCGCCAGCAGTAATAAATGTAGATGTTTTTCCTTTTTCCGGAGTTAAAGTGCTAGCTGATATATCTAAGCTGCCCTTATGTGATAATTCGGTTTCCAGTATTATCCTGGATAATGTTATTGAGCATCTTTTAAATCCCGAAGCGGCGGCAGGAGAAGCGCGGCGAGTGCTGGAAAAGGGAGGTATGGTATATGTTTGCGCTCCTTTCTTATATCCTTTTCATTCCTCCCCGAGAGACTTTCACCGCTGGACCAAAGAAGGATTAATTAGGCTTTTTGCTGATTTCGAAATCGTGGAAGCCGGAGTCCGCTCCGGGCCATTTTCAGCCTTAACCGCTTATCTTTGCTATTTTATGGCACTCACTTTCTCGCTAGGGAGTAAAAAAGCCTATTGGTTAATGGTTAATTTATTTATGTTTTTGTTTTTTCCCCTGAAAATCTTCGATATTATCTACAGTCGGCTGCCTCAAGCCATCCATCTTTCGGCGATGATTTATTTGGTGGCTAGAAAAAGATAA
- a CDS encoding class I SAM-dependent methyltransferase codes for MASEERFGYEWKKYKNIEAQYELQFKNWVSPLGPADFSGKKVLDAGCGMGRNSYFALKWGAGGLSAFDLDERSVESAKENIKSFSQAKVFKKSIYEIDWKNEFDIAISIGVIHHLKDPGLALKKMYEAIKPGGTLLIWVYSYEGNEWITRLVDPVRKNITSKLPVSLVHFLSYFCSVPLWLFLKAYRGGNQYLKQLAGFKFFHVHSIVFDQLIPEVANYWTKYEAESLLANAGLKDIRIFRPPNNCGWTVIGIK; via the coding sequence ATGGCTTCAGAAGAGCGCTTCGGCTACGAATGGAAAAAATATAAAAATATTGAAGCCCAGTACGAGCTTCAATTTAAAAATTGGGTTTCACCTCTCGGCCCGGCGGATTTTTCAGGTAAAAAAGTTTTAGACGCCGGTTGCGGTATGGGAAGAAACAGTTATTTCGCCTTAAAATGGGGAGCGGGCGGGCTTTCCGCCTTTGACTTAGACGAAAGATCGGTTGAGTCGGCCAAAGAGAATATTAAATCTTTTTCACAGGCGAAAGTATTTAAGAAAAGCATTTATGAAATAGATTGGAAAAATGAATTTGATATTGCTATCTCAATCGGCGTGATCCATCATCTAAAGGATCCTGGGCTGGCTTTAAAAAAGATGTACGAAGCAATAAAACCTGGTGGAACGCTATTAATCTGGGTGTATAGCTACGAAGGCAATGAATGGATTACCCGGCTGGTTGACCCGGTCAGGAAAAACATTACCTCAAAACTCCCGGTCTCCTTAGTCCACTTTTTAAGTTATTTTTGTTCTGTTCCGCTTTGGCTTTTTCTAAAGGCCTACCGGGGCGGCAATCAATATTTAAAACAGCTGGCCGGTTTTAAATTTTTTCATGTCCACAGCATTGTTTTCGACCAGTTAATCCCCGAAGTGGCCAATTACTGGACTAAATATGAGGCTGAAAGTCTTTTGGCAAACGCTGGTTTGAAGGACATTAGAATTTTTCGTCCGCCTAATAACTGCGGCTGGACGGTAATCGGAATAAAATAA
- a CDS encoding cobalamin-dependent protein (Presence of a B(12) (cobalamin)-binding domain implies dependence on cobalamin itself, in one of its several forms, or in some unusual lineages, dependence on a cobalamin-like analog.), with the protein MIDEVLLIRPYACEKKEFPLGLLYLGTALKNKGYKVKIVDLHDRPELEGQVLDDLRNSPSTLLGISALAPHYRWVKKFSLEVKKISPGTKIIIGGHIAVSCELLLKNCEADFVCLGEGETALPALIENLNNSNQPETPGIAYLDPEGKVIKNRACAQAKDFLIPDYDLIDINRYLIHPNQDAFFRRSKEYQAVSRPDDKLGVIMFSRGCVGFCGFCYRHLPGFRQGSLNWAWEHLMLLYNKYGIHYFRIDDELFTSDPEWFGALREKIKESGLGIMFRITGLRTDLVNDNLLHSLKDMGCIAVNYGIESFSQKILDRMLKGVTVKDNFRAVELTKNNHLDLMIYLIWGYAGENKDTIKETINNLLSLRLPPESISLFYLVALPGTKIYYDALRSGKIRDEEKYLESLYVIMEKREGIHKYYMLNFSELSELDLIRYEKELFFFLKLQKILGRNFIFDTIKFFTGLLSSKLFLFLLNGLSTVKNSVIRFKKRYKLYLPLLREFSAKIRIQPNIKKLERIKSLPAAGDRYHIVQTINWLKKAHDAAWPGVSRGFSLTWNRKFKKAGWQPPYPETTGYIIPTFINAAKTLNDQTLIDRARVMADWELKIMLPSGAVRGGHLSPKNIQPAVFDTGQVIRGLLAIYEESGEEKYLSAAKKSADWLLAGEDNKTGRWVENNAACVNKKTTTYNIYALAPIARLGKAVGRKEYISCAKRSAEYAISMQNEKGWFMGADFEDRPDLLLHTLAYTIDGLWDAGISCHNERFLLSAKKGLDGILSAMRDDGFIPGRLKADWSSDVSWACLTGIAQAGITALKIYDQAGEEKYLTFAMKAKDYLKKRQNVSFENLGGGLGAIFGSWPIAGAYQPYQALNWAAKYFADLLLFTLPKKGI; encoded by the coding sequence GTGATTGACGAAGTACTGCTCATAAGGCCTTATGCCTGCGAAAAAAAAGAATTCCCCTTGGGACTTCTTTATTTAGGAACGGCCTTAAAAAATAAAGGTTATAAAGTTAAGATTGTGGATTTGCACGATCGTCCGGAATTGGAAGGACAAGTTTTAGATGACCTTAGAAACTCGCCCTCCACTCTTTTGGGAATTAGCGCTCTAGCCCCGCATTACCGCTGGGTAAAAAAATTCTCTTTAGAAGTAAAAAAAATATCCCCGGGGACAAAAATAATTATCGGCGGGCACATTGCCGTATCCTGCGAACTCCTATTAAAAAACTGCGAGGCGGATTTTGTCTGTTTGGGAGAAGGCGAAACCGCGCTTCCGGCCTTGATAGAAAACTTAAATAATTCAAACCAACCGGAGACGCCCGGCATTGCCTACCTTGATCCCGAAGGTAAAGTAATAAAAAACCGGGCGTGCGCCCAGGCGAAAGACTTTCTAATCCCTGATTATGATTTAATCGATATCAACCGCTACCTTATTCATCCGAATCAGGACGCTTTTTTCCGCCGCTCAAAAGAATACCAGGCCGTAAGCCGTCCGGACGACAAACTGGGAGTAATTATGTTTTCGCGCGGATGCGTAGGCTTCTGCGGCTTTTGCTATCGCCATCTGCCGGGCTTTAGGCAGGGTTCGCTAAATTGGGCCTGGGAACACTTAATGCTTCTATATAATAAGTACGGCATCCATTATTTCAGAATTGATGATGAGCTTTTCACTTCTGATCCTGAATGGTTTGGAGCTTTGCGTGAAAAAATCAAAGAAAGCGGGCTGGGTATTATGTTTCGGATTACCGGCTTGAGAACTGACCTGGTGAACGATAACCTCTTGCACAGCCTAAAGGATATGGGTTGTATTGCTGTTAATTATGGCATCGAATCTTTTTCCCAAAAAATTCTCGACCGGATGCTAAAAGGCGTAACCGTAAAAGACAATTTTCGAGCGGTTGAGCTCACCAAAAATAACCATTTGGATTTAATGATCTACCTTATCTGGGGCTACGCTGGAGAGAATAAAGATACTATCAAGGAAACCATTAACAACCTTCTATCGCTTAGACTCCCTCCAGAGTCCATTTCACTTTTTTACTTAGTCGCTCTGCCAGGAACAAAAATTTATTACGACGCGCTTCGTTCGGGAAAAATTAGGGATGAAGAAAAATACCTGGAGTCGCTCTACGTAATAATGGAAAAGCGCGAAGGCATCCACAAATATTATATGCTCAATTTCTCCGAGCTTTCAGAGTTGGATTTAATCCGCTATGAAAAAGAGCTTTTCTTTTTTTTAAAGCTGCAAAAAATATTAGGGCGTAATTTTATATTTGATACAATAAAATTTTTCACCGGCCTTCTTTCATCAAAACTTTTTCTTTTTTTACTAAATGGCTTAAGCACAGTAAAAAATTCGGTAATAAGATTTAAAAAACGATATAAACTTTATCTTCCTCTTTTAAGAGAATTTTCTGCTAAAATTAGAATTCAGCCGAATATTAAAAAGCTGGAACGGATAAAAAGCCTGCCGGCCGCAGGTGACCGGTACCATATTGTCCAAACCATAAACTGGCTGAAGAAAGCCCATGACGCCGCCTGGCCGGGAGTTAGCCGGGGCTTTAGCCTAACTTGGAACCGAAAATTTAAAAAGGCGGGCTGGCAGCCTCCCTATCCGGAGACTACCGGCTATATCATCCCCACATTCATTAATGCGGCGAAAACTTTAAATGACCAAACCTTAATTGATAGGGCGCGCGTTATGGCCGATTGGGAATTAAAAATTATGCTTCCTTCCGGCGCCGTCCGGGGCGGCCACTTAAGTCCGAAAAACATCCAGCCGGCAGTTTTTGATACCGGCCAGGTAATCCGCGGCCTTTTGGCAATTTACGAAGAAAGCGGCGAAGAAAAATACTTATCGGCCGCGAAAAAATCCGCTGATTGGCTATTGGCGGGAGAGGATAATAAAACCGGCCGCTGGGTAGAAAATAACGCGGCTTGCGTCAATAAAAAAACCACCACTTATAATATTTATGCGCTTGCGCCAATTGCCCGGCTGGGCAAAGCGGTTGGCCGCAAAGAATATATTTCATGCGCAAAAAGATCGGCCGAATATGCCATTTCGATGCAAAACGAAAAAGGCTGGTTTATGGGAGCTGATTTTGAAGACCGGCCGGATTTATTATTACATACTTTAGCCTATACTATCGACGGCCTATGGGACGCAGGAATTTCATGCCATAACGAACGCTTTCTTCTTTCGGCGAAAAAAGGCTTGGACGGAATTCTGTCGGCCATGCGAGACGACGGATTTATCCCCGGCCGCCTAAAAGCCGATTGGAGCTCGGATGTGAGCTGGGCTTGTTTAACCGGTATCGCCCAAGCTGGAATTACTGCTTTAAAAATATATGACCAGGCGGGTGAAGAAAAATACTTAACTTTCGCCATGAAGGCTAAAGATTATTTAAAAAAACGCCAAAACGTAAGTTTTGAAAATCTGGGCGGGGGCTTGGGAGCAATCTTTGGGAGCTGGCCCATAGCCGGCGCCTATCAACCTTACCAGGCTCTAAACTGGGCGGCAAAATATTTTGCCGACCTCTTACTATTTACATTGCCAAAAAAAGGCATCTAA
- a CDS encoding polysaccharide pyruvyl transferase family protein produces the protein MYNKPNILNIGWVGQGDFGDEAMAFALRSFLKKNGIDAITYYQHGRRPAYRGQEEIEIKSLYNFKASQKIRRLLDNIRLRKFDALVIGGGSVLHSLNSIQWKYEVIKKIKKFNKKSLVAGLGISVGPITTADEKKACARLLDSLDIAVLRDAHSAELAKKISANPEIHSSLDTSLLLFELFTDYFSRPKKNDEDLIGLMLIKNKAREKEFFDHSHFDKYIYLINRLIKEGFRVRLFNLYIGSEYPDVELNLRLKNSCEAPDRVSIYSFNGDIFKTMDEMSRCRYVISMRLHGIIFSYLLGLPFLSLGYNPKNQYFCDSIGYPKDLSYDFNSIKDAAELNPAIENLLQRKEKAYDGALALPAAARLVKDNLDKFLAKLKSI, from the coding sequence ATGTATAATAAACCAAACATTCTAAATATCGGCTGGGTGGGACAAGGCGACTTTGGCGATGAAGCGATGGCCTTTGCCCTGCGCTCTTTCCTTAAAAAAAACGGCATAGACGCGATCACCTATTATCAGCACGGACGCCGGCCGGCTTACCGGGGGCAAGAAGAAATAGAAATCAAAAGCTTATATAACTTCAAAGCCAGCCAAAAAATTAGACGGCTGCTTGATAATATCCGCCTAAGAAAATTCGATGCCCTAGTAATCGGCGGCGGTTCGGTGCTCCATTCCTTAAACAGCATCCAGTGGAAATATGAAGTAATAAAAAAAATTAAAAAATTCAATAAAAAAAGCCTGGTGGCCGGCTTGGGAATTTCAGTCGGACCCATAACGACCGCTGACGAAAAAAAAGCGTGCGCCCGGCTCCTTGACAGCCTGGATATCGCGGTTCTTAGGGACGCACATTCTGCCGAACTGGCAAAAAAAATTAGCGCTAATCCCGAAATACACTCTTCTCTAGACACTTCCCTGCTCCTTTTTGAACTTTTTACCGATTACTTCAGCCGGCCGAAGAAAAATGATGAAGACCTGATCGGCCTCATGCTTATAAAAAATAAGGCGCGGGAAAAAGAATTTTTTGATCATTCTCATTTTGATAAATATATTTATTTGATAAACCGATTAATAAAGGAAGGTTTCCGCGTCAGACTCTTTAATCTATATATTGGAAGCGAATACCCGGATGTTGAACTGAATCTTCGCCTAAAGAACTCCTGCGAGGCTCCCGATCGCGTGAGTATTTATAGCTTTAATGGCGATATCTTTAAAACTATGGATGAAATGTCCCGTTGCCGATATGTCATTTCCATGAGGCTTCATGGGATTATTTTTTCCTACCTCCTGGGATTGCCTTTTTTATCTTTAGGCTATAATCCGAAAAATCAATATTTTTGCGACTCAATCGGCTACCCCAAGGACCTTTCTTATGATTTTAATTCGATCAAAGACGCGGCCGAATTAAACCCGGCAATTGAAAATTTATTGCAACGAAAGGAAAAAGCATATGACGGCGCACTTGCGCTTCCAGCTGCCGCCCGGCTGGTAAAAGATAATCTGGATAAATTTTTGGCTAAGTTAAAATCAATTTAA